From Pungitius pungitius chromosome 9, fPunPun2.1, whole genome shotgun sequence, one genomic window encodes:
- the c9h19orf67 gene encoding UPF0575 protein C19orf67 homolog isoform X1, which yields MTDIEVEFEALVASDSPSGRGAFGVLQEDVRGERESLQIPGQREVEQPSFFAVVAPPAPPGGENAPCSCDCEACSCPGVRWMERSLQSIELQLRFLMSKADDLHNWLVDGPDHLEGEALAAAVPSFLYTCQPFFNLLESTSSVSQHTLLPFDIYTRRAQLLDFSQQLCDRLEQLVLTYASCNLLCLDETNPNSVSHFCIGCSQVGPLRVTAFRYCKPTAYLAQVDSGLYKRMRWNVVGPRDERRAGGAKIVCDTEYYFLCYEDIPNVHADAASVVRMWSIGLWQQVTPDTDDIDDWVLCRVPQANYHKLLFLGSEEPSSCSATEYLQQLLLLSRPAPE from the exons ATGACAGACATTGAAGTTGAGTTTGAGGCCCTGGTTGCCTCTGACTCGCCGTCGGGACGAGGTGCATTTGGGGTCCTGCAGGAGGACGTGCGCGGTGAGAGGGAGAGCCTTCAAATCCCCGGACAGCGAG AAGTGGAGCAGCCGTCGTTCTTTGCCGTCGTAGCTCCTCCGGCGCCACCTGGCGGCGAGAACGCGCCCTGCAGCTGTGACTGCGAGGCCTGCAGCTGCCCGGGGGTCAGGTGGATGGAGAGGAGCCTGCAGTCCATCGAGCTGCAGCTCCGGTTCCTCATGAGCAAAGCGGATGACCTACACAACTGGCTTGTCGACGG acCGGATCACCTGGAGGGGGAGGCTCTTGCGGCCGCGGTGCCAAGCTTCCTGTACACCTGTCAGCCGTTCTTCAACCTCCTGGAATCCACAAGCTCCGTGTCCCAGCACACCCTTCTGCCCTTTGACATCTATACGAGG cgTGCACAGCTGTTGGACTTCTCTCAGCAGCTGTGCGACAGGTTGGAGCAACTGGTGCTGACCTACGCCAGCTGTAATCTCCTCTGTTTGGACGAGACCAACCCGAACAG CGTGTCGCACTTCTGCATCGGCTGTAGTCAGGTCGGCCCTCTGAGGGTGACGGCGTTCCGCTACTGTAAGCCCACGGCGTACCTGGCCCAGGTCGACTCCGGCCTCTACAAGCGCATGCGCTGGAACGTGGTGGGGCCCAGGGACGAGCGGCGGGCGGGCGGGGCAAAGATCGTCTGCGACACCGAGTA TTACTTCCTGTGCTACGAGGACATTCCCAACGTGCACGCCGACGCAGCCAGCGTGGTGAGGATGTGGTCCATCGGCCTGTGGCAGCAGGTGACCCCCGACACAGATGACATCGATGACTG ggTCCTATGCCGGGTTCCTCAGGCCAACTACCACAAGCTGTTGTTCCTGGGCAGCGAGGAGCCGTCGAGCTGCAGCGCCACAGAgtacctgcagcagctgctgctcctgtcCCGCCCCGCGCCAGAGTGA
- the c9h19orf67 gene encoding UPF0575 protein C19orf67 homolog isoform X2, which produces MTDIEVEFEALVASDSPSGRGAFGVLQEDVREVEQPSFFAVVAPPAPPGGENAPCSCDCEACSCPGVRWMERSLQSIELQLRFLMSKADDLHNWLVDGPDHLEGEALAAAVPSFLYTCQPFFNLLESTSSVSQHTLLPFDIYTRRAQLLDFSQQLCDRLEQLVLTYASCNLLCLDETNPNSVSHFCIGCSQVGPLRVTAFRYCKPTAYLAQVDSGLYKRMRWNVVGPRDERRAGGAKIVCDTEYYFLCYEDIPNVHADAASVVRMWSIGLWQQVTPDTDDIDDWVLCRVPQANYHKLLFLGSEEPSSCSATEYLQQLLLLSRPAPE; this is translated from the exons ATGACAGACATTGAAGTTGAGTTTGAGGCCCTGGTTGCCTCTGACTCGCCGTCGGGACGAGGTGCATTTGGGGTCCTGCAGGAGGACGTGCGCG AAGTGGAGCAGCCGTCGTTCTTTGCCGTCGTAGCTCCTCCGGCGCCACCTGGCGGCGAGAACGCGCCCTGCAGCTGTGACTGCGAGGCCTGCAGCTGCCCGGGGGTCAGGTGGATGGAGAGGAGCCTGCAGTCCATCGAGCTGCAGCTCCGGTTCCTCATGAGCAAAGCGGATGACCTACACAACTGGCTTGTCGACGG acCGGATCACCTGGAGGGGGAGGCTCTTGCGGCCGCGGTGCCAAGCTTCCTGTACACCTGTCAGCCGTTCTTCAACCTCCTGGAATCCACAAGCTCCGTGTCCCAGCACACCCTTCTGCCCTTTGACATCTATACGAGG cgTGCACAGCTGTTGGACTTCTCTCAGCAGCTGTGCGACAGGTTGGAGCAACTGGTGCTGACCTACGCCAGCTGTAATCTCCTCTGTTTGGACGAGACCAACCCGAACAG CGTGTCGCACTTCTGCATCGGCTGTAGTCAGGTCGGCCCTCTGAGGGTGACGGCGTTCCGCTACTGTAAGCCCACGGCGTACCTGGCCCAGGTCGACTCCGGCCTCTACAAGCGCATGCGCTGGAACGTGGTGGGGCCCAGGGACGAGCGGCGGGCGGGCGGGGCAAAGATCGTCTGCGACACCGAGTA TTACTTCCTGTGCTACGAGGACATTCCCAACGTGCACGCCGACGCAGCCAGCGTGGTGAGGATGTGGTCCATCGGCCTGTGGCAGCAGGTGACCCCCGACACAGATGACATCGATGACTG ggTCCTATGCCGGGTTCCTCAGGCCAACTACCACAAGCTGTTGTTCCTGGGCAGCGAGGAGCCGTCGAGCTGCAGCGCCACAGAgtacctgcagcagctgctgctcctgtcCCGCCCCGCGCCAGAGTGA